A region of Notolabrus celidotus isolate fNotCel1 chromosome 4, fNotCel1.pri, whole genome shotgun sequence DNA encodes the following proteins:
- the bag3 gene encoding BAG family molecular chaperone regulator 3, with the protein MFHYSTPRSSMSSMKTTSPLLTMTNNDSDPLPLGWEVKIDPQTGWPFFVDHNNRTTTWNDPRHDTRKDKDVSSNGPNLPPEQSPQDSQKTFFREIKHPILRPGYVPIPVFHDGAEPRQQQDSCYSYIHPSTAQNIRPENRALTPTPGLHCRPRSPLHGPSESCSMEPGKAGSPVSKTAEVLPPMHHQPPRPNSIGLQAGYIPIPVIHEGGGVQTQTQPQLNPSVYSQRNPYPEHQQPFHRYQTDEWPSYSPAVQPPRERASPILPPQHRDAPPINLPSHIRSPSPIITQVLGEIPQAQQHVLTRDTPPKMNQEHQSTQQKPDNMQPLPLHLGADVPRLPTPQQFQKLPPEQPQQLHQPQKFQQQQQFQQERPQTSPQPQHPEQLVQSPQPIQQPQKPEKQQQQQQHADITVQMPLRPEVPDVPPVPSEIKEEAEEAAQCPIHPGLAKVQQIVERVAKLEHEVKYFPGKKNDKKYLLLEEMLTKELLALDSVDPDGRTDVRQARRDGVRRVQNILEKLEQLEEQLVRPSSQTSMEEDNLPQKGEPSMITKENVEPAKEIS; encoded by the exons ATGTTTCATTACTCGACACCTCGCAGCAGCATGAGTAGCATGAAGACGACGTCCCCGTTATTGACAATGACAAACAATGACAGCGACCCTCTCCCCCTCGGCTGGGAGGTGAAGATCGACCCTCAGACTGGATGGCCTTTTTTCGTGGATCACAACAACCGCACGACCACCTGGAACGACCCGAGGCACGACACGAGAAAG GATAAAGATGTGTCATCAAATGGACCCAACCTACCCCCAGAACAGAGCCCTCAGGATTCACAGAAAACCTTCTTTAGGGAGATAAAGCACCCTATTCTGCGCCCAGGTTATGTTCCTATACCAGTCTTCCATGATGGTGCAGAACCACGGCAGCAACAAGATTCATGCTACTCTTACATCCACCCAAGCACTGCGCAGAATATTCGTCCAGAGAATCGGGCCCTCACCCCAACACCGGGGCTCCACTGCAGGCCCAGATCTCCATTACATGGACCTTCAGAGAGCTGTTCTATGGAGCCTGGAAAGGCTGGCTCACCTGTTTCCAAAACAGCAGAG GTTTTGCCACCTATGCATCACCAACCCCCACGGCCCAACAGCATTGGTCTTCAAGCAGGTTATATCCCCATCCCAGTGATCCATGAGGGTGGAGGagtccaaacacaaacacagccacagTTGAATCCCTCCGTCTACTCTCAACGCAACCCCTACCCAGAGCACCAGCAGCCCTTCCATCGCTATCAGACAGACGAATGGCCGAGCTACTCTCCAGCTGTGCAGCCTCCCAGGGAAAGAGCTTCTCCCATACTGCCTCCCCAGCATCGTGATGCTCCTCCTATTAACCTTCCATCACACATTAGAAGCCCATCACCAATTATTACACAAGTGCTGGGAGAAATACCACAG gctcagcagcatgtcctCACAAGAGACACGCCCCCCAAAATGAACCAGGAACATCAGAGCACTCAGCAAAAACCTGATAACATGCAGCCCCTGCCATTGCACCTGGGAGCTGATGTCCCCAGGCTTCCGACACCTCAACAGTTTCAAAAGCTTCCACCTGAGCAACCTCAACAGTTACACCAACCTCAGAAgttccagcagcagcaacagttcCAGCAGGAGCGACCTCAGACATCTCCCCAGCCTCAGCATCCTGAACAGTTAGTGCAGTCACCGCAACCGATACAGCAGCCACAGAAACCagagaaacaacagcaacaacaacaacatgcagaTATAACAGTTCAGATGCCACTGAGACCAGAAGTCCCTGACGTACCACCAGTACCCTCAGAGATCAAGGAAGAGGCTGAAGAGGCTGCTCAGTGCCCGATCCACCCAGGCTTGGCTAAGGTGCAGCAGATAGTTGAACGGGTCGCTAAACTGGAGCATGAGGTGAAATATTTCCCAGGAAAGAAGAATGATAAGAAATACttgctgctggaggagatgcTGACGAAAGAGCTTTTAGCACTAGACTCTGTTGACCCAGACGGTCGTACAGATGTACGGCAGGCGAGACGGGACGGCGTCCGTCGTGTCCAAAACATTCTGGAAAAACTAGAGCAACTGGAGGAGCAGCTTGTCAGGCCCTCCAGCCAGACGTCGATGGAGGAAGACAACCTGCCACAGAAAGGAGAGCCCAGCATGATCACCAAAGAGAATGTTGAGCCTGCAAAGGAGATATCATAA